The Brachyhypopomus gauderio isolate BG-103 chromosome 1, BGAUD_0.2, whole genome shotgun sequence genome includes a window with the following:
- the chrnb5a gene encoding neuronal acetylcholine receptor subunit beta-2 — MAPTWFLRLTLFLLRPASSPAADAEERLVGFLLGPERYNKLIRPAVNKSQQVAIGIKVSLAQLISVNEREQIMTTNVWLTQEWNDYRLVWDPDDYNGITKLRIPSHHIWLPDIVLYNNADGVYEVSFYSNAIVSHTGDVFWLPPAIYRSACAIEVRHFPFDQQNCTLKFRSWTYDRTEIDLVLTSAFASRDDYTPSGEWDVVTLPGRRNQDPHDATYMDVTYDFVLRRKPLFYTINLIVPCVLITSLAVLVFYLPSDCGEKMTLCISVLLALTVFLLLISKIVPPTSLAVPLIGKYLMFTMVLVTFSIVASVCVLNVHHRSPSTHRMPGWVRRVFLLHLPVCLLMRRPGAAHRRERLRLHRRRRPPASADPFWGRGELPEGPEMGRRTEVWRDPEVDEAVEGVRFIAEHTRAEDADEGIIEDWKYVAMVIDRLFLWVFVLVCVSGTLGLFIQPLFQSYNSPRVKDDTGHF, encoded by the exons ATGGCACCGACCTGGTTCCTCCGTCTCACTCTCTTTTTACTTCGCCCTGCAA gctcCCCAGCGGCTGATGCGGAGGAGAGGCTGGTGGGATTCCTCCTGGGTCCTGAGCGCTATAATAAACTGATCAGACCAGCGGTCAACAAGAGCCAGCAGGTCGCAATTGGCATCAAAGTATCCCTGGCTCAGCTCATCAGTGTG AACGAGAGAGAGCAGATTATGACGACAAATGTGTGGCTGACTCAG GAGTGGAATGACTACAGGCTGGTTTGGGACCCGGACGACTACAATGGCATCACAAAGCTAAGAATCCCCTCCCACCACATCTGGCTTCCTGACATCGTGCTCTATAACAA TGCGGATGGCGTGTACGAGGTCTCGTTCTACAGCAACGCCATCGTCTCCCACACCGGCGATGTGTTCTGGCTGCCGCCGGCCATCTACCGGAGCGCGTGCGCCATCGAGGTCCGCCACTTCCCCTTCGACCAGCAGAACTGCACGCTCAAGTTCCGCTCGTGGACGTACGACCGCACCGAGATCGACCTGGTGCTCACCTCGGCCTTCGCCAGCCGCGACGACTACACGCCCAGCGGCGAGTGGGACGTGGTCACCCTGCCGGGCCGCAGGAACCAGGACCCGCACGACGCCACCTACATGGACGTGACGTACGACTTCGTGCTCCGCCGCAAGCCGCTCTTCTACACCATCAACCTGATCGTGCCCTGTGTGCTGATCACCTCGCTGGCCGTGCTGGTCTTCTACCTGCCGTCCGACTGCGGCGAGAAGATGACGCTGTGCATCTCCGTCCTCCTGGCGCTCaccgtcttcctcctcctcatctccaAGATCGTCCCGCCCACCTCGCTGGCCGTGCCGCTCATTGGCAAGTACCTGATGTTCACCATGGTGCTGGTGACCTTCTCCATAGTGGCCAGCGTGTGCGTGCTCAACGTGCACCACCgatccccctccacccaccgcaTGCCCGGGTGGGTGCGTCGCGTCTTTCTGCTCCACCTGCCCGTCTGCCTGCTCATGCGCCGGCCTGGCGCCGCCCACCGCCGCGagaggctccgcctccaccgcCGCCGACGCCCACCCGCCTCCGCCGACCCCTTCTGGGGGAGGGGCGAGCTGCCCGAGGGCCCCGAGATGGGCCGGAGGACGGAGGTCTGGCGCGACCCGGAGGTGGATGAGGCCGTGGAGGGCGTGCGGTTCATCGCCGAGCACACGAGGGCCGAGGACGCCGACGAAGGG atcatcGAGGACTGGAAGTATGTAGCCATGGTCATCGATCGTTTGTTCCTGTGGGTCTTCGTCCTGGTGTGTGTCTCTGGTACACTTGGTCTCTTCATCCAGCCGCTGTTTCAGAGCTACAACTCCCCCAGAGTGAAAGACGA CACCGGCCACTTCTGA